AACGCATTCGGACGAAAGACGCCGGCGAGCGCAATCTCCAGTTCGCGCTCTCGGAAATCGACCGGATGAGTTCCGCGCTCGGCGTCCCGCGCTCGGTTCGCGAGGTCGCGTCGGTCATCTACCGGCGCGCGCTCAAGGACGACCTGATTCGGGGCCGCTCCATCGAGGGGGTCTCGACGGCGACGCTGTACGCCGCCTGCCGGAAGGAGGGGATTCCGCGCTCGCTGGAGGAGATTTCGGAGGTCTCCCGCGTCGAGCGCAAGGAGATCGGTCGCACGTACCGGTATCTCTCACAGGAGCTCGGGCTCGAGATGGAGCCGGTCGACCCCAAGAAGTACGTTCCGCGATTCTGCTCCTCGCTCGACGCCGGCGACGAGGTGCGCGCGAAGGCGAAGGAGATTATCGACAAGACCGCAGAGCAGGGGCTGCTCTCGGGGAAGTCGCCGACCGGCTACGCCGCGGCCGCGATTTACGCCTCTTCGCTCCTGTGCAACGAGAAGAAGACCCAACGCGAGGTCGCGGAGGTCGCGCAGGTGACGGAGGTCACCATCCGGAACCGCTACCAGGAACAGATCGAGGCGATGGGGCTGTACTGACCGCTTCGAGCACAAGACATATCTCTCGGGGGACCCGATTGTGAGTAGATACCACGCCTATGAACGAGGTCCAACTAGAGGTGGCGAAGGCGTACCCGAACGACTCCGGTCGGGGCATTGCGCGGCTCGACCCGGATACGCTGCTTCACCTCAAGCTCTCGCCGGGAGATATCATCGAAATCGAAGGCGCTGACACCACCGCGGCGAAGGTGTGGCGCGCGGACCGGCAGGACTGGAACACCGACACGGTCCGCATCGACGGCTTCACACGCCAGAACGCCGACGTGGGCATCGGTGAACGCGTCACCATCACGAAGGCCGAGGCGACGAAGGCCGACAAGCTGGTGCTCGCGCCGCCGGAGGAGGCGTCCGTCCAGTTCGGCTCCGACGCCGCCGGCATGGTCAAGCGCCAGATTCTGAAGCGGCCGGTCGTGGAACGCGACATCGTCCCCGTGATGTCCTCGACGAACCATCCGTTCATGCGCTCGCCCGGCCAGGCGATTCCGCTCATCGCCATCGAGACCGAGCCGGAGGGGGTCTGTCTCATCACCGAAGACACCGAGGTCGAACTCCGCGAGGAGCCGATTTCCGGCTTCGAGAAGACCGGCAGCGGCATCACCTACGAGGACATCGGCGGGCTCGGCGACGAGATTCAGCGCGTCCGCGAGATGGTCGAGTTGCCGATGAAGCATCCACAGATCTTCTCGAAGCTCGGCATCGAGCCGCCACAGGGTGTGCTCTTACACGGTCCGCCGGGCACGGGGAAGACGTTGCTCGCGAAGGCCGTCGCCAACGAGACCTCGGCGAGCTTCTTCTCCATCGCCGGGCCGGAGATTATCTCGAAGTACTACGGCGAGTCCGAACAGCAGTTGCGCGAGATATTCGAGGAGGCGACCGAAGAGGCCCCCTCCATCATCTTCATCGACGAACTCGACTCCATCGCCCCGAAGCGTGAGGACGTGACCGGCGAGGTGGAGCGTCGGGTCGTCGCCCAACTGCTGACGATGATGGACGGGCTCGAATCCCGGGGGCAGGTCGTCGTCATCGGGGCGACGAACCGCGTCGACAGCGTCGACCCCGCGCTCCGTCGCCCGGGTCGGTTCGACCGCGAAATCGAGATCGGCGTCCCCGACGAGAAGGGCCGCAAGGAGATCGCCCAGATTCACACCCGCGGGATGCCGCTGTCGGACGACGTGTCGCTGGGCGCGCTCGCCGACGACACCCACGGCTTCGTCGGTGCGGACATCGAGAGCCTGACGAAGGAGGCCGCGATGAAGGCGCTGCGCCGCTATCTCCCCGAAATCGACCTCGACGAGGAGGACATTCCGCCGAGTCTCATCGACCGGATGATTATCAAACGCGAGGACTTCGACGGCGCACTCAACGAGGTGAGTCCCTCGGCGATGCGGGAGGTGCTCGTCGAACTGCCGAAGCTCTCGTGGAACCAGGTGGGCGGGCTGACGGACGCCAAAGAGCAGGTCCAGGAGGCCGTCGAGTGGCCGCTCTCCTCGCCCGAGAAGTTCGACCGCTTCGGCATCGACCCGCCGGCCGGCGTCCTGCTGTACGGGCCACCGGGCACGGGGAAGACGCTGATGGCGAAGGCCGTCGCCAACGAGACGAACGCGAACTTCATCTCCGTTCGTGGGCCACAGCTGCTCTCGAAGTGGGTCGGCGAGTCGGAGAAGGCCATCCGCCAGACGTTCCGGAAGGCCCGACAGGTCGCCCCGACCGTCATCTTCTTCGACGAGCTCGACTCGCTGGCTCCGGGCCGCGGCGGCGGCACGGGGACCAACGTGAGCGAGCGCGTCGTCAACCAACTGTTGACGGAACTCGACGGGCTCGAAGAGATGGGCGACGTGATGGTCATCGCGGCGACGAACCGCCCGGACATGATCGACCCGGCGCTCATCCGCTCGGGCCGGTTCGACCGGCTCGTCATGGTCGGGGAACCCGACCTGGAGGGTCGCGAGCAGATTCTCAACATCCACACCGAGGACATGCCGCTGTCGCCGGACGTGAGCCTGCGTGAGCTCGCGGAGATCACCGACGGCTACGTCGGCTCCGACCTCGAATCCATCGCGCGTGAAGCCGCCATCGAGGCGCTGCGCGAGTCCGATGCGGCCGACACGGTCGAGATGCGCCACTTCCGGCAGGCGCTCGACAGCGTCCGCCCGACCATCAACGAGGACATCCGCGACTACTACGAGGGTATCGAAGACCAGTTCAAGGGAAGCTCCTCGGGCATGAGTCAGACGGGCGGCTCCGGGAAAATCGGCTTCCAGTAGCGCCCGACTCTTTTACAGTATCGTCGCGCCGGGACCGATAGCGGTCTGGAAGGCGCGCGCCTCGATACCTTCGTTGGCGAACGCCTCGACGGTCGCGAGCGCGATATCCCGTTGGGTGTCGCCGGGACAGACCGCGAGAATGCCAGGACCGGCTCCGGAGATAGTGACCCCGCTCGCGCCGGCATCGAAGGCAGCCTGCCGGACGGCGTCGTAGCCGTCGATGAGTTTCGCGCGGGCCGGCGTCACAATCGGGTCGTCCATGCCCCGCCCGACGAGCGCCGGGTCGGAGCGGGCGATACCGGCGGTGAGGGTGGCGGCGTTGCGCACGGTCTCGACGACCTGCGACATCCGGGCCTGCTCGGGGACGACCTGTCTGGCGTCCCGCGTCGAAATGACGATTTCGGGGAGACAGGCGACCAAGGAGATATCGGCATCGAGACAGGTGACGCCGTCGTCGCGGGCGATGGTGAAGCCGCCGAGAATCGAGGGGGCGACGTTGTCGGCGTGGGCGTCGCCGGAGACGACGGCCTCACCCTCCGCCGCAATCGGGACGAGTTCCTCGCGGGTCTTCCCGCGGTCGTACAGTTCGTTGAGCGCGACGGCGGCGCCGGCCGCGCTGGCGGCAGACGAGCCGAGTCCCGAAGCCGGGCGGACGCCCTTCTCGATACTGATGTGGGCGGGGGCGTCGAGCGCCTCGGCGACAGCGCCGACGGTGTTCTTGTCGGGGTCTTCCGGGATGAAGCGCGCGCCGACGCCGGACACGTCGATGGTGGTGCGGTCTGCTTTCTCGACGGTGACCACGTCGCTGGGGCGGTCCAAGGCGACGCCGAAGGTGTCGAAGCCACTCCCGAGGTTCGCACTCGTGGCCGGTGCCCGCACGCGGAGCATACCAACGTCGTTGGCGGGTGCCCCGATAAAACTACCCGAAGCCGAGAGTGTCACCCCACGGAGGCGTGGGTGTCACGCCACCGGGGGCTTTTTCGCTCGCGCGACCATCTGTCGGAGTATGAGTGCGCTTCGCGAGGCACTGGGGAATCTTCCGGAAGCGGTGTTCGCCGACCTACTTGAGAGCGACGAGGCGTATCGCGTCGTTCTCGACCTGCCGGGCGTCACCGCCGACACCGTCGACGTGACCGCCGAAGGGGGGCGACTCCACATCGAGGCACGCCGTGACAAGGACGTGCCGACGGCGTTCCGCTACGTCACCGAGGAGCGGTCGCTGTTTCTGGACACCGACCTGCCGCTGCCGCCGACGGTGGACGCGACGGACGCGACGGCGACCGTCGAGCGCGGCGTCCTGACGGTGACGCTCCCGAAGACATCGGTGACGGGGGGGACGAGCGTCCCGGTGTCGGACGCCTGACGTGGCCGTCCTTCGCGCGTACCGTCGATTCGTCGTCGTCGCGGTGCAGTTCCTACCGCTGTTGGTAGCGTACGCCCGCGACCGCAAGCGGTTCATCCTCTTCGGGAGCGGTCGGACCGTCGACACCGAGACCCGTCGACGGCGCGCGCAGTCGCTGCTGGAGTCCCTGCTCACTCTCGGCCCGACGTTCATCAAACTCGGCCAGCTGCTCTCCACGCGGCCCGACGTGTTGCCCCCGGAGTACATCGAGGAGTTCGAGGAGCTACAGGACCGCGTTCCGCCGGCCGAGTGGACCGACGCCAAACGCGTGTTGGAAGACGACCTCGGCCCCGTCGATGAGGCGTTCGACGAGTTCGACACCGACGCCATCAGCGGCGCGTCGCTCGGACAGGTCCACGTCGCGGAGCTGAACGGCGAGCAGGTGGCGGTGAAGATTCGCCGCCCGGGCGTGGAGTCGCTCGTCGAGGCCGATCTCTGGGTCATCTCCACCCTCCTCCCGCTCCTGATGCGGTTCGTGGACGACTCGCGCTCGTTCTCGATGGAGACGCTCGCCAACGAGTTTTCGCGGGTCATCCGCGACGAGATGGATTACCGCCGCGAGCGGGAGATGCTCCGCGAGATTCGCGCGAACTTCGAAGGGGACGACCGGCTCCGGATTCCCGACGTGTACGAAGAGCAGTCGACCGACCGCGTGCTCACGATGGAGTACGTTCCGGGGACGAAAATCAACGACATCGACAGTCTCGACCGACTCGACGTCGACCGGACCCGACTGGCCGAGACGCTCCAGCGAGTGTATCTCCAGATGATCGTCGACGACGGCGTCTTCCACGCCGACCCCCATCCCGGAAACCTCGCGGTACAGGACGACGGAACCCTCGTCTTCTACGACTTCGGGATGAGCGACCGGGTGGACCCGTTCGTCCAAGAGAAGATCATCGACTTCTACGTCGCCATCGCGCGACAGGACACCGACGCCGTGCTCGATACGCTCGTCAGCATGGGCACCTTGTCGCCGGACGCCGACCGCGAGGTGATGAGCGAGGTGATGGAACTCGCCATCGCTGACGCCCGCGGCGAGGACATCGAGCAGTACCGCGTCCAGCAGATCGTCACCCAAATCGAGGACACGCTGTACGAGTTCCCGCTTCGGCTCCCGCCGAACCTCGCGCTCGTGTTGCGCGTCGCGACGGTCGTGGAGGGCGTCTGTGTCACCCTCGACCCCGAGTTCGACTTCATCACCGTCGCGACCGAGTATCTCGGCGAGGAGGGGTACATCGAGGAGGGCGTCCGCGATGCGGTCCGGGATACGGGCACGCAGATTTCAGAGACCACGCAGTCGCTGTTCCGCGTCCCGCCGAAACTGGAGGACGTGCTCGACACCGTCGAGCGCGGGAATCTGGAGGCGACGGTGGAGTTCCCGAACGACCCGCCGATGTTCCGGAAGCTGGCGAGTCGGCTCATCTACGGAATCTTACTCGCCTTCGCGCTTCCGTCGACGGCGCTGTTGTATCTGTTCGCGTCGCTGCAGGTGACGGTCGTCGCCGCGGTGCTCGCGCTCGGCTTGGTCGTGTTGTTGTACCGCTCGTTCACGAAGTCGAGTTCGGGCATCAGCGCCCAGCCGCAGTTCACGCGCCAGAACCTGAACCGACGCGACGAGTGACAAACTCCATACTGCGAGCACCCGTACACCGGGCATGGACACGGTAGTTATCACGGGAGCGAGTCGCGGCATCGGCGCGGCTCTCGCACGCGAGTACGGCACACACGGCGACCGCGTCGTCTGTTGTGCCCGGTCGAAGGACGCGCTCGATGCGGTCGCGAGTGACGTGCGCGAGGCCGGCGGCGAAGCACTCGTCCAGCGGGCGGACGTGCGCGACGAGTACGACATGGAGCGGCTGATGGAGACGGCCGCCCGCGAGGGGGGCGACATCGACACCGTGTTCGCCAACGCCGGCGTCTACCACGGCGCGCCCGGCCAGACGCCACTCGCCGAGGAATCCTACACCGCCTTCGACGAGCACACGCAGGTGAACGGCCGGGGCGTCTTCGCGGCGATACGCGAGGCGCTCCCGCATCTGGCCGACGACGCGCGACTGCTCGTTCCCTCGGGCGGTATCGCCCGCGAGGCCAAGGCCGGCTTCGGCTCGTATGCCGCCTCGAAGGCGTTCGCCGAGGCGCTCGTCCGGCAGTTCGCCGTCGAACTCGACTACCCGACGGCGGTCGTCGACCCCGGACAGGTCTCTTCGGAGCTAACAAACGGGATGCAGGGTCGCGACCCCGAGGACGTGGCTCCGATGTTCCGGTGGGCAGCGACGGAGGCCGACCCCGAGGAGATGGACGGCGCAGTGCTCTCGCTTCGCGACTGGAAATCCGCGACCCGGTAGTCGTTAACAATCGCTCAGTCGACGTTGTGAACCGACGCCCTTATTATTAATATAGGATTCTGAGTTAGTAATGATAGACGAAACTGCGCGGGCACAGACGAGCGGGCGCTCGCTCGTCGGCGTCGGCGCGACGGTGCTGTTGGTCGTGCTGCTCGCGGTGGGGTACAGCGTGGGCGAGCGGAAGGTGCTCGTCGTCTCCGCGGTGGCGTTTCTCGCGATGGCCGGCTTCGCCGTGCCGGGTGCACGCGCCGCGGGCAAGCAGAACGCCCGCCGGCTCGTCTGGGGGTACGGACTGGCCGCCGGCGCGATGGTCACCTCCGCGAGTCTGTTCCTGCTCCCGCAGGCGTTCGCGCTCGGCCAACAGAGCGGCGGCGTGCTCGGGGCGAAGGCCGGCGGGGTCGGCGTCGCCCTCGGACTGCTCGCGGCTTACGGCGGCCACACCATCGGCCACCGGCTCTCGCACGTCGACTCGGCGTTCGACAGCACCGCCGCACAGATTACGGCCCACGCCCTCTCCGCGGGGCTCGTCATCGGGACCATCTACGCCGCGCTCCCGACGGTCGGCTACCTGCTCGGGCTCTCTATCGTCTCGCACAAGGGACCGGCCGGCTACGCCGCGGCGCGGCGGCTCCGCACGGCCGGCAAGCCCGTCTCCGTCCTCCTGCTCCCGGCAGCCGGCGTCGGGTTGACCGCGATTCCCGTCGCCCTGCTCAATCCGACCTTCTCGATGGAGATGAAGGCGGTCCTGTTCGGGTTCGGAGCCGGCGTGTTCCTCCACGTCGCGATGGACTTCCTCCCGCAGTGCGAGACCGGGACCGAGGTCGGCGAGGTCGCACAGCTGTCGGAGAACGCCCACGCGCTGCTCGATAAGCTCCGCGTCCACGCCGTCGCCTCGACCGCGACGGGCGCGCTGGCCGTCGTCGCCGCGTGGCTGCTCATCTGACGTGTACAGACACGGAGAACGGTTACTCAAACGCGGATTTGTGTCTCCAGCCGGCTTATCTGCGAGAGCGGTGTAGCCGGAGTATGAGCGACGGAGACCAGTCGACGCGGCGGAGCCTCTTGCGCGCGACCGGCGTCGCGGCTGCCGTGGGTCTCGCCGGCTGTACCGGCAGCCCGGGCGGCGGCAACGGAAGTGGTGACACCGGTAGAACCGACACGGAGACGCCGACACCGACGGACGCCGAGACGGAGACGCCGACGGACACCGAGACGCCACCACCGGACGACGCAACCGGGCGCGTACACCGCGTCTCAAGCGACGATACCCCCGACCTCGCCGTCGAGCCGGCGGTGACCGTCGTCGATGCGTTCGTCGCGGCCGACGGCCCGGCGGTGCTTCGGGTCGACGTGGACAATCCGAGCGACGAGACCGTGGTCGTCGGAGAGTACCGCGACGTGGTGTTTCAGTACGTGTCGAGCAGCGACTTCACCTACCAGCTGCTCCCCCACTCCGAGCGTTCGACCACGGGCGTCCCCGAGCGCGAGCGACCGCCGTATCCGACCGAGGAGGGAGAGTCGTGTTGGCGGCTCACCGAGCCGCTGGCCCAGACGACGGAGTACGGGACGGTCTCGATTCCGGCCGGCGGCACGCTGACCGCGTTCGTCGGGCTGTACGCCAACCCCGACGCGGGGGCGTGTCTCCCGACCGGCGAGTACCGGTTCGAGGCGACGTACGCGCTCGAAGAGCCTGTCGGCACGTCGAGCGGGACGGCGACCGAGCAGGAGCGAACGACCGCCGAGTGGGGTTTTTCCCTGTCCGTCGAGTCGCTATAGCCCGGTCGGGTGTGAGATGTACGTCGTGTCGAGTCCCCACTCTTCGGCGAGCGACTGGAGCGCCTTCACGCCGAGCGTCTCCGTCGCGTAGTGGCCGGCGAGAAACACCGAGATGCCCGCCTCCTTCGCCTCGTGGTACGCCGGCTGTTTCCCCTCGCCGGTGACGAGCGCGTCGACGCCCGCCGCGCGCGCCTCGTCCAGCCAGTCGGTGCCGCTCCCGGTGAGCACCGCGATGTCCGACAGCTCGTCGGGACCGAAATCGAGCACCTGTACGTCACCAGCGCCCTCCAGCGTCGCGAGTTCCTCACGGAGATCTACCGTCGAGAACGGCGTCTCGGCGCGGCCGCGCTGGCCGGCGTGACCCGGTCCGCTCTCGCCGAACGGTGCGACGATATCGAGTCCGAGTCGGTCACACAGTCGGGCGGCGTTGCCGTACTCGTCGTGGGCGTCGAGGGGTGCGTGGGCGGCGTACAGCGCGATGTCGTTATCGAGCAGGGCTCGGACGCGCTCGTACTCCTTGCCCGTCACGCGGTCGATGCCACCCCACGAGATGCCGTGGTGGACGACGAGCGCGTCCGCGTCGGCGGCGGCCGCCTGTTCGAACGTCTCCACGACCCCGTCGACGGCGAAGGCGACGCGGTCCACGTCTGCGCGTTCCGGGCCGACCTGGAGTCCGTTGACGGCGTAATCCGCGCCGGCCCACTGGTCGACCTGCAGTTCGGTGTCGAGACGGTCGACGAACTCGGAGAGGTGCATACCGGAGCCAGGAGAGCGAGGGTGTTAGGCGCTCGGCTCCGCCGCGTGGGTGAAGACGAACTCCCGGAGCAGTTTGCCCGCGAGCGCGGCCGCCTGCCCGTCGTCGCGGTCGTTCACCTCGACGGTGTCGAAGGCGAGACAGTGGGGCGCGACGGACCGCACCACGTCGCGCATCTCGCGCGACGTAAGCCCGAACGGCTCCGTCGTGCCGGTCCCGGGCGCGAACGCCGGGTCCGCGCCGTCGATATCGACCGAGAGGTACACCTCGCCGTCGAGGTCGGGCGTCCACTCGGCCACGTCCTCGGGCGGGACGACGGTCACGTCTGTTTCGGCGGCGCGTTCGTACTCCTCGGGCGAGCCGGTGCGTGCCCCGACGATGACGGCCTCGTCTGCAACGTCGAGGGCGTGGCGGGTCGCCGTGGCGTGTGACAGCTCGTTGCCGTCGTACTCGGTGCGCAGATCGAGGTGGGCGTCGACGGTGAGGAACACGTCGGGGTCGGCCGCGCGCACGCCGGCGACGGAGACGGTGTGTTCACCGCCGACCAGCAGTGGCGTCACGTCGTCGTCGTGCCACTCCCGGAGGTCGGCCTCCAGGAAGTCGAGATACTCGCCGGCGTCGTCCCACGCGTGGAGGTCGCCGGCGTCGTGGACTGAGTGGTCGGTGAAGAAGGAATTCGTTCGGCGGTCGTAGTCGTCGAAGGTCCGCGCGAACCGGCGGATACGGTCTGGGCCGAACCGCGTCCCCGGCTGGAAGGTGGTCGATACGTCGAGCGGTGCACCGACGACGGCGTACTCCGCGTCGTCGGGTGCGGCGTTCGCGCCCGGAAACTGAGACATGGCCGGGCTTCGACGCGCAGCTTAAACGACCTTGCGCTGGTCTTCGTACTCGAGGAACTCGATTTCGTCGTCGGCCGACACGTCGAGGTCGTCCGGGACGCGCATCGTGAACGTCTCGTAGGTTTCGAGGTCCATCACCTGCATCTCGCCGGAGCTGGTGGAGACGACCTGCCCCTGCTTGCGCGTGATGATGGGAACCCACACCTTCGCGTCGACGGGGTTCGTGAAGTTGCGCTTTTGACCGCCGTCGAAGACGCCCTGCCCCTCGACGCGGGCCTTCGCGCTGCCGTGCTTGCCCGGCTTCGACGTGCTGTAGGCGGTGATGACCGACGGCGTGTCGTTGATCATCACGTAGTTACCTTCCTGCAGTTCGCGGACCTCGGTCTGCTCTCGTGCCATAATCCTGCATTTCCGCCTTGTCGGTATAAACGGTACGATACC
This portion of the Halosegnis longus genome encodes:
- a CDS encoding transcription initiation factor IIB produces the protein MTRPTRERTRTRETGESEETTEVEDACPECGTDSLVTTGDHEVVCDGCGLVVEESNIDRGPEWRAFNHSERQSKSRVGAPTTQTMHDKGLTTQIDWKNQDAYGRSISSEKRSQMHRLRKWQERIRTKDAGERNLQFALSEIDRMSSALGVPRSVREVASVIYRRALKDDLIRGRSIEGVSTATLYAACRKEGIPRSLEEISEVSRVERKEIGRTYRYLSQELGLEMEPVDPKKYVPRFCSSLDAGDEVRAKAKEIIDKTAEQGLLSGKSPTGYAAAAIYASSLLCNEKKTQREVAEVAQVTEVTIRNRYQEQIEAMGLY
- a CDS encoding CDC48 family AAA ATPase, whose amino-acid sequence is MNEVQLEVAKAYPNDSGRGIARLDPDTLLHLKLSPGDIIEIEGADTTAAKVWRADRQDWNTDTVRIDGFTRQNADVGIGERVTITKAEATKADKLVLAPPEEASVQFGSDAAGMVKRQILKRPVVERDIVPVMSSTNHPFMRSPGQAIPLIAIETEPEGVCLITEDTEVELREEPISGFEKTGSGITYEDIGGLGDEIQRVREMVELPMKHPQIFSKLGIEPPQGVLLHGPPGTGKTLLAKAVANETSASFFSIAGPEIISKYYGESEQQLREIFEEATEEAPSIIFIDELDSIAPKREDVTGEVERRVVAQLLTMMDGLESRGQVVVIGATNRVDSVDPALRRPGRFDREIEIGVPDEKGRKEIAQIHTRGMPLSDDVSLGALADDTHGFVGADIESLTKEAAMKALRRYLPEIDLDEEDIPPSLIDRMIIKREDFDGALNEVSPSAMREVLVELPKLSWNQVGGLTDAKEQVQEAVEWPLSSPEKFDRFGIDPPAGVLLYGPPGTGKTLMAKAVANETNANFISVRGPQLLSKWVGESEKAIRQTFRKARQVAPTVIFFDELDSLAPGRGGGTGTNVSERVVNQLLTELDGLEEMGDVMVIAATNRPDMIDPALIRSGRFDRLVMVGEPDLEGREQILNIHTEDMPLSPDVSLRELAEITDGYVGSDLESIAREAAIEALRESDAADTVEMRHFRQALDSVRPTINEDIRDYYEGIEDQFKGSSSGMSQTGGSGKIGFQ
- a CDS encoding homoserine kinase produces the protein MLRVRAPATSANLGSGFDTFGVALDRPSDVVTVEKADRTTIDVSGVGARFIPEDPDKNTVGAVAEALDAPAHISIEKGVRPASGLGSSAASAAGAAVALNELYDRGKTREELVPIAAEGEAVVSGDAHADNVAPSILGGFTIARDDGVTCLDADISLVACLPEIVISTRDARQVVPEQARMSQVVETVRNAATLTAGIARSDPALVGRGMDDPIVTPARAKLIDGYDAVRQAAFDAGASGVTISGAGPGILAVCPGDTQRDIALATVEAFANEGIEARAFQTAIGPGATIL
- a CDS encoding Hsp20/alpha crystallin family protein, giving the protein MSALREALGNLPEAVFADLLESDEAYRVVLDLPGVTADTVDVTAEGGRLHIEARRDKDVPTAFRYVTEERSLFLDTDLPLPPTVDATDATATVERGVLTVTLPKTSVTGGTSVPVSDA
- a CDS encoding ABC1 kinase family protein yields the protein MAVLRAYRRFVVVAVQFLPLLVAYARDRKRFILFGSGRTVDTETRRRRAQSLLESLLTLGPTFIKLGQLLSTRPDVLPPEYIEEFEELQDRVPPAEWTDAKRVLEDDLGPVDEAFDEFDTDAISGASLGQVHVAELNGEQVAVKIRRPGVESLVEADLWVISTLLPLLMRFVDDSRSFSMETLANEFSRVIRDEMDYRREREMLREIRANFEGDDRLRIPDVYEEQSTDRVLTMEYVPGTKINDIDSLDRLDVDRTRLAETLQRVYLQMIVDDGVFHADPHPGNLAVQDDGTLVFYDFGMSDRVDPFVQEKIIDFYVAIARQDTDAVLDTLVSMGTLSPDADREVMSEVMELAIADARGEDIEQYRVQQIVTQIEDTLYEFPLRLPPNLALVLRVATVVEGVCVTLDPEFDFITVATEYLGEEGYIEEGVRDAVRDTGTQISETTQSLFRVPPKLEDVLDTVERGNLEATVEFPNDPPMFRKLASRLIYGILLAFALPSTALLYLFASLQVTVVAAVLALGLVVLLYRSFTKSSSGISAQPQFTRQNLNRRDE
- a CDS encoding SDR family oxidoreductase encodes the protein MDTVVITGASRGIGAALAREYGTHGDRVVCCARSKDALDAVASDVREAGGEALVQRADVRDEYDMERLMETAAREGGDIDTVFANAGVYHGAPGQTPLAEESYTAFDEHTQVNGRGVFAAIREALPHLADDARLLVPSGGIAREAKAGFGSYAASKAFAEALVRQFAVELDYPTAVVDPGQVSSELTNGMQGRDPEDVAPMFRWAATEADPEEMDGAVLSLRDWKSATR
- a CDS encoding ZIP family metal transporter, which produces MIDETARAQTSGRSLVGVGATVLLVVLLAVGYSVGERKVLVVSAVAFLAMAGFAVPGARAAGKQNARRLVWGYGLAAGAMVTSASLFLLPQAFALGQQSGGVLGAKAGGVGVALGLLAAYGGHTIGHRLSHVDSAFDSTAAQITAHALSAGLVIGTIYAALPTVGYLLGLSIVSHKGPAGYAAARRLRTAGKPVSVLLLPAAGVGLTAIPVALLNPTFSMEMKAVLFGFGAGVFLHVAMDFLPQCETGTEVGEVAQLSENAHALLDKLRVHAVASTATGALAVVAAWLLI
- a CDS encoding Nif3-like dinuclear metal center hexameric protein; translation: MHLSEFVDRLDTELQVDQWAGADYAVNGLQVGPERADVDRVAFAVDGVVETFEQAAAADADALVVHHGISWGGIDRVTGKEYERVRALLDNDIALYAAHAPLDAHDEYGNAARLCDRLGLDIVAPFGESGPGHAGQRGRAETPFSTVDLREELATLEGAGDVQVLDFGPDELSDIAVLTGSGTDWLDEARAAGVDALVTGEGKQPAYHEAKEAGISVFLAGHYATETLGVKALQSLAEEWGLDTTYISHPTGL
- a CDS encoding arginase family protein is translated as MSQFPGANAAPDDAEYAVVGAPLDVSTTFQPGTRFGPDRIRRFARTFDDYDRRTNSFFTDHSVHDAGDLHAWDDAGEYLDFLEADLREWHDDDVTPLLVGGEHTVSVAGVRAADPDVFLTVDAHLDLRTEYDGNELSHATATRHALDVADEAVIVGARTGSPEEYERAAETDVTVVPPEDVAEWTPDLDGEVYLSVDIDGADPAFAPGTGTTEPFGLTSREMRDVVRSVAPHCLAFDTVEVNDRDDGQAAALAGKLLREFVFTHAAEPSA
- a CDS encoding translation initiation factor IF-5A encodes the protein MAREQTEVRELQEGNYVMINDTPSVITAYSTSKPGKHGSAKARVEGQGVFDGGQKRNFTNPVDAKVWVPIITRKQGQVVSTSSGEMQVMDLETYETFTMRVPDDLDVSADDEIEFLEYEDQRKVV